The Streptomyces sp. NBC_00306 sequence TCGACGGCACGGAGTACGACTTCCGCACCGCCCGCCCGATCGGCGGCGCCCAGCTGGACACCGCCTTCGCCGGGCTGGAGCGCGACGCGTCGGGCCGTGCCGTCGTACGGCTCGCGCACCCCACCGGGCGGCACGGTGTCGACCTCTGGCTCGGCGACGGCACTCGGTACGTGCAGATCTACACGGGTGACACGCTCGACGAGCCCCACCGGCGCCGCGGCATCGCCGTGGAGGCCATGTCCTGTCCGGCGGACGCCTTCCGCAGCGGCACCGATCTCACCGTCCTGGAGCCGGGGGACGGTCATGTGCTGCGGTGGGGCCTGAGCCCTTGGGGGACCGGATGACCTCACCTTCGCCGGCGGCCGGGGAGCGGATGAGCGACGACGCGTTCCGGTCGCTGTACACGCGGCTGCGGGACGGGACGCGGACGGCGGATCCCCGCGGGGCGCTGCGCCATCTGACTCCCGAACGGGTCGTGGCGGCCGCAGCGCGGGTGCGGATCGGCCGTACGGTGTCGCTGGCCGCCCCGGTGGACACCCACCCCGCCCCGGACAACCCCGAACCGGCGGAACACCGGATGCTGGCGCCCGCTGCCGGTGAGACCCATGCCGAGGGGCTGCACTTCGCCCTGGACCGCATCGCCATGAACGTCCACGGGGACGCGACCAGCCATCTCGACGCCCTCTGCCACGTCCTGTACGACGGCGAGCTGTACGACCGGGTCCCCGCGAGCACCGTGACGGCCGAGGGGGCCCGTGCGCTCTCCGTGGACCTGGTCGCGGAGGGCATCGTCGGCCGTGGGGTCCTGCTGGACATCCCCCGGCTGCGCGGCGTGCCCTGGCTGGAGCCCGGTGACTGGGTGACCCCGGACGATCTGACGGCGGCCGAGGCCGCGCAGGGGGTCCGGGTCTCTCCCGGTGATCTGCTGTTCGTGCGCGTGGGGCACCGCCGGCGCCGCGACGAACTCGGCCCGTGGGACGTGGCACGGGAGCGGGCAGGACTGCACCCGGATGCCGTGGCGTTCCTGGCCGAGCGGCAGGTCGCGGTCCTCGGCGGGGACGGCAACAACGACACCGCGCCCAGCCTGGTGGCGGACGTCGCCTTCCCGGTGCATGTACTGGCCATCCACGCCATGGGCGTGCACCTGATGGACTACCTCCAGTTCGAGGAGCTGGCCCCGGCCTGCGCGGACGCGGGCCGCTGGGACTTTCTGTGCACGGTCGCGCCGCTGCGGGTGCCGGGGGCCACGGGCTCGCCCGTGAACCCGATCGCCGTGCTGTGACCGGGGCGGGGCCGGCGGACCGGCGTCCGGTCGCCGTCCACCCGGAGGGCGGATACGTTCGAAGGGGCGGGGCGACAGGTCTCACGGGTGGGGCAGCAGGTCTCCGCAGCGCGGAGTGACAGGTCCTGGCGGCGCCAGGGCAGGGCCCCGAGCGCAAGGACGGTGGTCGCTGTGGGCGACTTCCCCCACTACGACGTCATCATCATCGGCACCGGCGCCGGCGGCGGCACCCTCGCCCACCGGCTCGCCCCCTCCGGCAAGCGGGTCCTCCTCGTCGAGCGCGGCGACTACCTCCCGCGTGAACGGGACAACTGGGACTCCACCGCCGTGTTCGTGAAGGGCAAGTACCGGGCCCCGGAGTTCTGGCTGGACCAGCACGGCAACGAATTCCCGCCCGAGGTCAACTACTACGTCGGAGGGAACACCAAGTTCTACGGCGCCGCGCTGTTCCGGCTGCGGCCCGAGGACTTCGGCGAGATCCGGCACCACGGCGGCCTCTCGCCCGCCTGGCCGATCCGGTACGAGGAACTGGAGCCGTACTACACCGAGGCCGAGCACCTCTACCTCGTGCACGGGCAGCACGGGGAGGATCCGACGGAAGGGGCGGCGAGCGCCCAGTACGCCCATCCGCCGGTGGAACACGAGCCGCGCATCCAGCAGTTGAGTGACGACCTGCAGAAGCGGGGCCTGCATCCGTTCCACCTCCCCATCGGTGTCAACCTCAGCCAGGACGGCAACGGCAGGGCCACGCACGCGAGTGTCTGCATCCGGTGCAACCGGGTGGACGGTTTCCCGTGTCTGGTGCGCGGCAAGTCCGACGCCGAGGTGATCTGTGTGGAGCCGGCGCTGCGCCACCCCAATGTCGAGATGATCACCAACACCCATGTGGTGCGGCTGGAGACCGACGCGACCGGACGCAGCGTGAAGTCGGTCGTCGGCCGGCTCGCCGACGGGTCGGAGG is a genomic window containing:
- a CDS encoding cyclase family protein, with protein sequence MSDDAFRSLYTRLRDGTRTADPRGALRHLTPERVVAAAARVRIGRTVSLAAPVDTHPAPDNPEPAEHRMLAPAAGETHAEGLHFALDRIAMNVHGDATSHLDALCHVLYDGELYDRVPASTVTAEGARALSVDLVAEGIVGRGVLLDIPRLRGVPWLEPGDWVTPDDLTAAEAAQGVRVSPGDLLFVRVGHRRRRDELGPWDVARERAGLHPDAVAFLAERQVAVLGGDGNNDTAPSLVADVAFPVHVLAIHAMGVHLMDYLQFEELAPACADAGRWDFLCTVAPLRVPGATGSPVNPIAVL
- a CDS encoding GMC family oxidoreductase encodes the protein MGDFPHYDVIIIGTGAGGGTLAHRLAPSGKRVLLVERGDYLPRERDNWDSTAVFVKGKYRAPEFWLDQHGNEFPPEVNYYVGGNTKFYGAALFRLRPEDFGEIRHHGGLSPAWPIRYEELEPYYTEAEHLYLVHGQHGEDPTEGAASAQYAHPPVEHEPRIQQLSDDLQKRGLHPFHLPIGVNLSQDGNGRATHASVCIRCNRVDGFPCLVRGKSDAEVICVEPALRHPNVEMITNTHVVRLETDATGRSVKSVVGRLADGSEVRLTADVVVVSCGAVNSAALLLASADDRHPAGLANSSDVVGRYYMRHNNLALMAVSKEPNDTQFQKTLALHDWYFGADDWEFPLGGIQMLGKSDAEQIHGEAPKWAGAVAPDMPFEVLAHHAVDFWLCGEDLPLPGNRVTLDGDARIRLALDETNNMEGLKRLRHKLQGMLGHLGMHEHKLLSHSIYLHKGMPIGATAHQAGTVRFGTDPAASALDLNCKAHDLDNLYVVDTSFFPSIGAVNPSLTAIANALRVGDHLVERLG